One region of Etheostoma spectabile isolate EspeVRDwgs_2016 unplaced genomic scaffold, UIUC_Espe_1.0 scaffold00009365, whole genome shotgun sequence genomic DNA includes:
- the LOC116679107 gene encoding olfactory receptor 11A1-like has translation MINASFMNYYKNQLIKVSHGVTYYGYVNHMFTYLEMNVTIIMINSTQVSYFTLVAYFDTGLFKYLFFLIVMSLYAFIICANVLLVVVICVNRSLHEPMYLFLVSLFVNELYGSTGLFPFLLVQILSDIHTVSAPFCFLQIFCVYTYGNVEFSNLAAMSYDRYLAICYPLQYHTRMPSNKVAVLIASIWLFGVINIVVLMSLSVSLQLCGNTIHKVYCDNYSIVKLACFDTTINNIYGLVYIFTVLFGLIILILYFYMRILKVCFSGSRQTRQKAVSTCTPQLCSLLNFTLGSFFEMVQGRFNMSSVPMILRIILSLYWLTSQPLFNPVMYGLKMSKIRNICRSLAFGKMM, from the exons ATGATTAATGCATCATTTATGAATTATTACAAAAATCAACTTATAAAAGTTTCACATGGGGTAACATATTATGGATA TGTAAACCACATGTTTACATATCTGGAAATGAATGTCACAATAATCATGATCAACTCTACACAGGTTTCATATTTTACACTTGTTGCCTACTTTGACACCGGGCTGTTTAAATACCTGTTTTTCCTGATTGTTATGTCTCTATATGCTTTTATAATCTGTGCCAATGTGCTGCTGGTTGTGGTTATCTGTGTGAACAGGAGCTTACATGAACCTATGTACCTTTTTCTGGTCAGCCTGTTTGTAAATGAACTGTATGGTAGTACAGGGTTGTTTCCATTCCTTCTGGTTCAGATCCTCTCGGACATTCACACTGTTTCTGCTCCCTTCTGCTTCCTGCAGATTTTCTGTGTGTATACCTATGGAAATGTAGAGTTTTCTAATTTAGCCGCCATGTCTTATGACAGATATCTTGCCATCTGTTATCCTCTGCAGTATCACACTCGTATGCCATCTAACAAGGTTGCCGTGCTTATCGCGTCCATCTGGTTATTTGGTGTAATTAACATTGTTGTCTTGATGTCTCTGAGTGTCTCCTTACAGCTGTGTGGGAACACAATTCATAAAGTGTACTGTGACAACTACTCAATCGTTAAACTGGCATGCTTCGACACAACCATCAATAACATATATGGACTTGTgtatatatttactgttttatttgGTCTTATAATTCTCATCCTCTACTTCTACATGAGGAtccttaaagtgtgtttttctggctccagacagaccagacagaAAGCTGTCAGCACCTGCACACCTCAGCTTTGTTCCCTGCTGAATTTTACTCTCGGGTCTTTCTTTGAAATGGTGCAAGGCAGATTTAATATGAGCAGTGTGCCCATGATATTACGCATTATTCTGTCATTGTACTGGCTGACGAGCCAGCCGCTCTTCAACCCTGTGATGTACGgactgaaaatgtccaaaatccGTAACATATGTAGAAGTCTGGCTTTTGGTAAAATGATGTAG